CACTCCTGCAATGATATCGGAAAGAATCACGACTTGATCTCCGTCCTTAATTCGTCCGCTCGCTTTAAGAGTTTCGATCGCTAATTTAATCGTCTTCTCCGGATCGCTCGAAAAATCGATTCTATACGGAATGACCCCTCTCGTCAGCCAAAGCTTCCGCCGAACTGTAGTCATGTTCGTAAATGCGTAAATCAGCGGTTGCCTAGGATGGAACGAAGCCACATTCAACGCCGTAGTTCCTCGACGAGTAATCACGATAATTGCAGGACTCTTAATGGAATCGGAGAGCATCGCAGCCGATTTAGCCATCTCTTCTTTTTTATTGGAAGGCACTCGGTCGCTTACATATCCCACCCCGGGAGTTTTTTCCACTCGCTCGGCGATCTTATGAAGCATCTCCACACAGCGAACCGGGAATTTTCCCGCCGCCGTCTCGCCCGAAAGCATGATTGCATCCGATTCCTCATAAACCGCGTTAGCCACGTCCGTAACTTCCGCCCTTGTGGGAGAAGGGTTATTGATCATCGATTCGAGCAGGTGAGTCGCAACGATGACTCTCTTTCCGCGAACGGCACATTCTCGAATGATCGCTCTTTGAATGATGGGAAGCTCTTCGATGGGAAGCTCGACACCTAAATCGCCGCGAGCAACCATAACGCCGTCGGAAGCTTCGACGATCTCAACCATATTCCGAACCGCTTCCTGGTCTTCGATCTTTGCGATAATCGCAGAGTGACCGTTGTTCTCCTCGATGATCTTGCGCAACTGCAGGATGTCATCCTTGGACCGAACGAAAGAGAGAGCGATAAAATCCACGTCCTCTTCCAGACCGAAAAGGATATCCTTATGGTCCTTCTGGGTAATAGAGGGTAAATTGACTCGAATTCCAGGAAGATTGATGTGCTTTCTGGAGCCTAACTTTCCGCCGTCGACAACCTTACATTTCAACGCGGTTTCTTGAATCTCTTCCACTACCAAATTGATCAAACCGTTATCTACGGTAACTCGATCGCCGACTTTAAGGTCGTTCACGATATCTCGATAATTTACGAAAACGGATTGTTCTTCCGATTCGACGCCCGGAATAATATGGAAGGTAAAGGATTCGCCGACTTTGAGATCCAAATGATCCACTTGAAGATCCCCGGTGCGAATTTCAGGCCCCTGGGTGTCCAATAGGATTGCGATCGGATGCTTTAGCATGTCCTTGTTTAAGGATTTAATAATTTTAATAATCGATCTATGGAATTCGTGATTCCCGTGCGACATGTTAAGGCGGGCAACATTCATCCCCGCTTCGGCCAGCGCTAGAATCATTTTTTTATCCGCTGTCGCGGGTCCGATCGTGCAAATAATTTTTGTTTTTCTAAAGTTAACGAGTTCGTTTTTCATAGGAATAAGAGAAATCCGGAATCTCTGTCCGAGCCGTAAAAAGTCGGCATCGTTCGGATCGAGTTAAATTTTCGCAAGCGTCCTATTCAGGAAGTCTTCGAACGAGATATAGAAATCGAACTTTTCTTGCTCCGGCATTCCGGCGACTTTCTGTTCGTCCACGATCTTCTTAGCTTTATCCAAAAGCGACCGTCCGTTCCTCTTCAAAAATCTACGCGTAATCAGAATC
The Leptospira fainei serovar Hurstbridge str. BUT 6 genome window above contains:
- the pyk gene encoding pyruvate kinase, which translates into the protein MKNELVNFRKTKIICTIGPATADKKMILALAEAGMNVARLNMSHGNHEFHRSIIKIIKSLNKDMLKHPIAILLDTQGPEIRTGDLQVDHLDLKVGESFTFHIIPGVESEEQSVFVNYRDIVNDLKVGDRVTVDNGLINLVVEEIQETALKCKVVDGGKLGSRKHINLPGIRVNLPSITQKDHKDILFGLEEDVDFIALSFVRSKDDILQLRKIIEENNGHSAIIAKIEDQEAVRNMVEIVEASDGVMVARGDLGVELPIEELPIIQRAIIRECAVRGKRVIVATHLLESMINNPSPTRAEVTDVANAVYEESDAIMLSGETAAGKFPVRCVEMLHKIAERVEKTPGVGYVSDRVPSNKKEEMAKSAAMLSDSIKSPAIIVITRRGTTALNVASFHPRQPLIYAFTNMTTVRRKLWLTRGVIPYRIDFSSDPEKTIKLAIETLKASGRIKDGDQVVILSDIIAGVDRVETIQVREVK